A region from the Pseudomonas sp. KU26590 genome encodes:
- a CDS encoding ABC transporter ATP-binding protein produces MSFVSVENLQKNYGSTAVFSDINCEIHKGEFVTLLGPSGCGKSTLLRCIAGLTSVTSGRIFLDGKDLVPVSPQKRGIGMVFQSYALFPNMNVGQNVAFGLRMQKVSTDEMKQRVAEVLKLVELNEFAARYPHQLSGGQCQRVALARSLVTRPRLLLLDEPLSALDARIRKHLREQIRAIQQELGLTTIFVTHDQEEALTMSDRIFLMNQGRIVQSGDAETLYTAPVDAFAAGFIGNYNLLEADAASRLMQRPINSRVAIRPEAIQLSLTGSLEGEVRSHSLLGNVIRYRVEARGIELVVDVLNRSASDLHPKGQRVTLHIEASALCEVA; encoded by the coding sequence ATGAGCTTCGTCAGTGTCGAAAACCTGCAGAAGAATTACGGCAGCACGGCGGTCTTCAGCGACATCAATTGCGAAATCCACAAGGGCGAATTCGTCACCCTGCTCGGCCCGTCCGGTTGCGGCAAGTCCACCCTGCTGCGCTGCATCGCCGGGCTGACGTCGGTGACCAGCGGAAGGATCTTCCTTGATGGCAAAGACCTAGTGCCGGTGTCGCCGCAGAAACGCGGCATCGGCATGGTGTTCCAGAGCTATGCGCTGTTTCCCAACATGAACGTGGGACAGAACGTCGCGTTCGGCCTGCGCATGCAGAAAGTCAGTACCGACGAAATGAAGCAGCGGGTGGCCGAGGTGCTCAAGCTGGTGGAGCTGAACGAGTTCGCCGCGCGCTACCCGCATCAGCTGTCGGGCGGGCAGTGTCAGCGTGTGGCATTGGCACGTTCGCTGGTGACCCGCCCTCGCCTGCTGCTGCTCGATGAGCCGCTTTCAGCCCTCGATGCGCGAATCCGCAAACACCTCCGCGAGCAGATTCGCGCCATTCAACAGGAACTGGGCCTGACGACGATTTTCGTGACCCACGATCAGGAAGAAGCGCTGACCATGTCCGACCGGATTTTCCTGATGAATCAGGGTCGGATCGTGCAGAGCGGCGACGCCGAAACCCTCTACACCGCGCCGGTCGACGCCTTCGCCGCCGGCTTCATCGGCAACTACAACCTGCTGGAAGCCGATGCAGCGAGTCGCCTGATGCAGCGCCCGATCAACAGTCGCGTGGCGATTCGCCCGGAAGCCATTCAACTGAGCCTGACCGGCTCGCTGGAAGGCGAAGTGCGCAGCCACAGCCTGCTGGGCAACGTGATCCGCTACCGCGTCGAGGCCCGGGGCATAGAACTGGTGGTCGACGTGCTCAACCGCTCGGCCAGCGACTTGCACCCGAAGGGCCAGCGCGTCACCCTGCACATCGAAGCGTCGGCGTTGTGTGAAGTCGC